A window of the Mus musculus strain C57BL/6J chromosome 18, GRCm38.p6 C57BL/6J genome harbors these coding sequences:
- the Galnt1 gene encoding polypeptide N-acetylgalactosaminyltransferase 1 isoform X1 yields the protein MEQRSGLIRARLKGAAVSRGQVITFLDAHCECTAGWLEPLLARIKHDRRTVVCPIIDVISDDTFEYMAGSDMTYGGFNWKLNFRWYPVPQREMDRRKGDRTLPVRTPTMAGGLFSIDRDYFQEIGTYDAGMDIWGGENLEISFRIWQCGGTLEIVTCSHVGHVFRKATPYTFPGGTGQIINKNNRRLAEVWMDEFKNFFYIISPGVTKVDYGDISSRLGLRRKLQCKPFSWYLENIYPDSQIPRHYFSLGEIRNVETNQCLDNMARKENEKVGIFNCHGMGGNQVFSYTANKEIRTDDLCLDVSKLNGPVTMLKCHHLKGNQLWEYDPVKLTLQHVNSNQCLDKATEEDSQVPSIRDCTGSRSQQWLLRNVTLPEIF from the exons ATGGAGCAGCGCTCTGGGTTGATCAGAGCTAGATTGAAAGGAGCTGCTGTGTCCAGAGGCCAAGTGATCACCTTCTTAGATGCTCACTGTGAATGCACCGCAGGGTGGCTGGAGCCTCTGTTGGCCCGGATCAAACATGACAG GAGGACAGTGGTGTGTCCTATCATCGACGTGATCAGTGATGACACTTTCGAGTACATGGCGGGCTCTGACATGACCTATGGTGGCTTCAACTGGAAGCTCAATTTTCGTTGGTATCCTGTTCCCCAGCGAGAAATGGACAGAAGGAAAGGTGACAGGACTCTTCCTGTCAG AACACCTACAATGGCTGGAGGCCTTTTTTCAATAGACAGAGATTACTTTCAGGAAATTGGAACATACGATGCTGGAATGGATATTTGGGGAGGAGAAAACCTAGAAATTTCATTTAGG ATTTGGCAGTGTGGAGGAACTTTGGAAATAGTGACATGCTCCCATGTTGGTCATGTGTTTCGGAAAGCTACACCTTACACATTTCCAGGAGGGACAGGGCAGATTATCAATAAGAATAACAGGCGGCTTGCAGAAGTATGGATGGATGAATTCAAGAATTTCTTCTATATAATTTCTCCAG GTGTTACAAAGGTAGATTATGGAGATATATCATCAAGACTTGGCCTAAGACGTAAACTACAATGCAAACCTTTCTCTTGGTACCTAGAAAATATTTACCCTGATTCTCAAATTCCTCGTCACTATTTCTCATTGGGAGAG ATACGAAATGTGGAAACAAATCAGTGTCTAGATAACATGGCtagaaaagagaatgaaaaggtTGGAATCTTTAATTGTCATGGTATGGGAGGTAATCAG GTTTTCTCCTACACTGCCAACAAAGAAATTAGAACAGACGACCTTTGTTTGGACGTTTCCAAACTTAATGGCCCAGTCACCATGCTCAAATGCCACCACCTAAAAGGCAACCAGCTCTGGGAGTATGACCCAGTG AAATTAACCCTGCAGCATGTGAACAGCAATCAGTGCCTGGATAAAGCCACAGAGGAGGACAGCCAGGTGCCCAGCATTAGAGACTGCACTGGAAGCCGGTCCCAGCAGTGGCTTCTTCGAAACGTCACCCTTCCAGAAATATTCTGA